CTTTGTTAGTCGACTGCCATATAATTTGGTCGATTTCCTCTCTCGCATTTAGTCCGTGACGATTGGTCAGATCTTaagatgaaaatttaaaattataccCACCCAACCCACGTCTCTCTCCTTGACATAGCTTGGGAGAGATCATTCTCATGAGATGACCTTACATGCGATGAAACTGGTGCGGAAGTGACCCCAACATGTccatatctttaaggatttgatagACTCCATGTGAGATTTTTTAGACTATAGTGTTTAGATATTTATGTGGGATTCTCATCCTATGTGTGAGTGCTATGTTCACATTGATTATTCAATCTTACCTCCCATGTTTTTGACATGATATATTTTAAGCCCactttgtataaaaaaaaataacgttGACATTTAACAtaagatttgatttaatatattGGATGACAAATGAGAGTCTTGTATACATATGATTCTGCTAGTTGATTCAATATGTTAGAATATTTGTTAGAACATTCTAAAACTGTAATTGATTATGTAATTCttgttattttctaaaataactagttttttttgttatattaaattaattatatacaCATTGTTCTTAGTATAAATATCCCTTGATTGTAACACATTAGTGTCAAGTAATACagtactttattattattattatttatcagAGTCAATCTTTTGGTCTCAGACTTTGTGTGAACTCAAGTTCTAATATGGGGACTCTTTCACATTTTTGTCCGCATAGAGCTGTGCTGTTTATTCGTGTCACCATCGCAGCATCTATCCTCGTCCATTGTCAACAGTTATTGCCCTCGTCCCTCATTCGGGTGCTTTATCCGCACCCACCACCAACACGTCTTCAAGGCTTAGAGTAGTCGCCGTCGAGTTACAACGCGGTACACCTCGAAAATCCACTCAGATTTTATTGAGCAGTCCTATCCTAGGACCTCAGTATCCTATCTCCCAATCCAGACTACTCTTCAAACACTGTTGGTGAATCAGCTTCAATGTCGAGTAAGCAAATCACTGATTAAGTAAGTAATTATATTCTCTACGGATcctaaatataattaataatgGATCAGAAATATGCTATTCGATGATACATACAATATAGCTAACTCTATCATACACAGACGATCGCACCAATTGAGGTGCCCTCCATGTAGCACTTTATTCTAATAAGGTTCAAAAAGTGGTTCCCAAGGTGTAGCACTTTATCCCATGATAAGTTCCCACCATGCACAACTAATAGTTTAAATTCGATACACCTAATACCATTCAATTGCATATCTCATATTTGATATCTACACACAAACCGATCCGGTTTacatataaaatataaatatatcattgaCAAATACTAAGGAGGGGGTGAACAGGTTGCACCACATAGAGTGGAGATAACAGTTAGAAAAGTAGCTTCGAATGGACTAATGGCTCATTCTCGATCATACAATACAACCTCGTACCTTTTCCTAGTCCTCCGAAAAAATCATGCCTCATGCTCTTCGCTTTATGAAAGCGTTTATGGCGTGTGAGGCGAAAGTAATGACGCGACATGTGCCCCCTTCAACTGTCTTCATTAGTGCGATTCTCGAACAAACACCGAAGACGACATTTCTCGACTCAGTGGATGACACTGTGCCAAGAAGACATGTGATGTGATCATCGTGCAACGGTTTTATCCGATTCACTTCATTAATGATTTACCAAATTCCCATAGACTGAGTTGAAATATATCGAAATTAGGCCCTATCTATTTtgctgaaaataaataatttaaatatattttcataaaaacgatcacttatatcatttgaaataattagttaataaaaatatttttatcatcaataatcatttatgtttaaatattttcgtcaatgaatgaaaaaaaaaattcatctatttatttgtgtgagcaaaataaacaattaaaaaatattttcaagtggGCAGAGGTTTTACCATAATTCAcatatttcttgaaaatagaaagcaacaatcgttcttaaaaaataactaacttttgtcatttccaatTTCCCAGTCCCATTTTGGGGATTTGATATTTAGTAAATGATAATCACTACACAAGCAAGACACACTGTGTTCAAGATGATAAGTGTAACTTGATATattttgaaagcccatttgGCTCCCATGgtatgaatttgaattattaattCCATAGCCATACAAGTAATGGAAAGCAAACAGAGTCCAATGAGAAAATCGTTGTATTATGTGGGACCCAATTAGACTTGGATGCTTTAccaggaaaatgacacaaatggtgtCACAACTTTAATTCGATGTGCAATACCATCTATGAACCTTTTATACATGTAATctggtttttgaattttggccCAATGGGCAATGCCGTCCTTGCATTTAGAGCTGTCAAAATGGTCATTAACCCACTTCTGAAATATTAGTAATGTTCATTTTATTCCTTAGGCCATGTGAAACCGATACAAACAAAAAGACTGCATTGAACATTTTACAAATAATTCAATGATCATattgaatagattaaaagtGCTGTGACAAAATTAcatatttgatcaaaatttagtgatcattaaatcaaaattcatggaTTTGTGATATTATTCTTTTAAGGCTAAGGCAATCTGCAACCACACAAGCAAAATATATGATGGAATTTCAAATGCATGTTTAACATATGTTATCCATTGTTTCACATGTGGTCCCGATTGGAGTGCATTGGCCCGTCATTTTCAGGACGTTATAGGAATTAATTGGACTCTCGTATGAACGCCAACTCACAATGGATGACCCATGACAACCGATGGAAAGGGGAATGACACAATGAAATGTTATATGCTAAGTTTTGTCtgcataaatgaaaaaagaaagaaagaagcaaaagcaaaagcaaaagcaaagagaGGATTATCAACTCGACAAAAGACAAGATGTAAGGTGGTCTTAATTCcagaaaattatcaaatcaattttaaatttattgtatggatattaaatcagttttaaattttgtaattttgctaTTTTAATCCTTAACTTTtgcttgaaaattcaaatatactCTCTTCGTTCGATTTTTGTAGGAAATTACTGATGTAGCAATGTGTCACATAAAATTGTTGGTGATGAGTGGACCATGATATCATCAATTTTCAGTGAAAATTGATAGAAACGACCataaatgtttaagactaagttggtaatttgaaaaattaaggatgAATTAGCATTCGTACAATATGTttgtaattgattgagaattttcCTATCTTAATTCCCCACTTCAGTATTTTTACCGTGCTAAAAGTATGAAGTTAGGAGCATTAGAAGTCCTTTGAAAAACACTAGAagcaaaattaagaaattaacaGTTGACACGTAAATCAAAAGATATAATGATAAGTCCTATAAAATtttacattgaaaaaaattcgTATGATTGGTAGGTGACACCTAAGTTGGAAGACCATAATTAGGTTGCATCAGAAGATAGATtatcacaaaaaaggaaatgcatTAAACCAAGACAAACAAAGCTATAACAATTAAATCCTAGCCAAGGGAAAACTACACCGAACTTAAACCTAAATGCCTATAAACTACACCGAACTTAAACCTACATGCCTATAAGGGGGTTAAGCGTATAGTTAATAGTTAGATGCAACGTAGCATTGTAACTACACGACTAAGATATAAATAAGAGAGAACTTGTTGCAAAAATTAGAATATTCATACTTAAATTATTACTTAAAAAGGAAATGCTTTAAACCAGGACAAACAAAACTATAACAATTAATCCCTAACAAAGGGAAAACTACACCGAACTTAAACCTACATGCCTATAAACTACACCGAACTTAAACCTACATGCGTATAAACTACACCGAACTTAAACCTACACTCCTATAAGGGGGTTAAGTGTATAGTTAATAGTTAGATGCAACGTAGCATTGTAACTACACGACTAAGATATAAATAAGAGAGAATTTGTTGTAAAAATTAGAGTATTCGTACTTAAATTATTACTTAAAAAGGAAATGCATTAAACCAGGACAAACAAAGCTATAACACTTTTATCCTAACCAAGGAAAAACTACACCAAAATTAAACCTACATGCCTATAACGGGGTTAAGTGTATAGTTAATAGTTAGATGCAATGTAGCTTtttacattgaaaaaaattcgTATAATTGGTAGGTGACACCTAAGTTGGAAGACTGTGATTTGGTTGCATTAGAAGAtagattattataaaaaaaaaaggaaatgcattAAACCAGGACAAACAAAGCTATAACAATTAAATCCTAACCAAGGGAAAAGTACACTGAACTTAAACCTACATGCCTATAATGGGGTTAAGTGTATAGTTAATAGTTAGATGCAACGTAGCATTGTAACTACACTACTAAGATATAAATAAGGGAGAACTTGTTGCAAAAATGAGAATATTCATACTTAAATTATTAATGAGGAAGATAACTAAAATCAAATTCAGATGCTAATTAAAACTAATCGGAAAAAAACAGGATAACTTAATTGTGATACTATCTCAACCTCAAATCCCAATTGTATTGATAAACCACTGCCCAAagataattttgttaatttatttgcTAAAACCCACTGTCCTGAGATTAGGcacataattaaaaagtaaaaagaggaGTGAGATACAAGTTATTACATAGAAAACTAccatgcatttctttcttttgtagaTTAGGTTTATAGGGCGTGGCTTCTTTTAGTTTCATTAAAAGAGGAAGATTGGGAAAAGTTTCgtattggtactaatttagtcctaaatcttttattgacgccaatttaattctaaatcttttaatttaatgtcaatttagtctgtCTAGCTAATTTTGTTGACCTAGACACCGGTTGGCTAATGTGGCATGGCCAgagtggacaatttttaataatattttaatatatttgtcgatttttaattttatttttcctttcttttcctttcctttcattttccttctcttccccTTACTCTAGCTAGTCACTGAACCTCAGCGATCAATTAGAGGTGATAGCCAACAAGATCGAGGTCAACCCCGTTGCTCTCTAGCAAGCCTCACTGGCCACTGGTGATGCTCAACCTTATCGGATTTGGCTAGGTCGAGCTTCACCCACGACCGGCAAAGGTGAGTCTTGCTAGCCTAGCACAAGGCCGCCATTGCAGCTTGGATGGCCTCGAGCTAGCCTTGCTAGATTTTgcaagggcaagccttgccGCCAAGCACGAGGCTACCCTTGCGACCTTTGGCGAGGACTTGAGCCAGCAATCGGTTGGAGGAaggggaggagaaggaaaaaagaaaaaggaaaaagacaaagaaaacgaaaaggaaaaagaaaaaaagaaaaagaaaaagaaaaaatgaaatatattaaaatattattaaaaattatcaatatttaCTAATCAGTGTCCACGTCaaccaaaattagtcaaaatgactgaattgtcattaagtcaaaagatttaggattaaattgacattaataaaatgtttatgactaaattgatactaatacaaaagttttaggatttttttttacacttttctCAAGGAAGATTAGGGTGTGGGGGGGGGGGAGGAAGATTAGGTTATACACATGATCAATTGCCTCGTGGTGTAATTAGGTGTTGAGAAAATGTACATGTGAGATATAATTAGAATCATGTCATTTAATGTATTTTTTAACCTTAAGGTGTGTTTGTTTCGAGGAAAATTTTATGACAAAGGAAAATactctttgggaaaatgtttacctcttttcaagttaaagaatttattttcctaactttaagcATGCATATCTATTTTAACCATAAATGATTTTCCGTTGACAGATTATTTTTGGCAAACCAAATACATAAATTGATTCGCAAAAAAGTATTTTGCTCAAACAAACACATCTTACAAGGGAAAATATCATGCTCTCACCAGACGAGCCATGCTTTTAGCCTTAAGTTTGGTTTTTCAAACTAATCGATTAGATGGTTTAGTGTCCCATCGTGACTTGCTcttcaaaatttgtcaaaagaacTTTCACGTTTTCAGCAAAGAAAACGTGATTCATTCATCTCTTTCCCGAGGTCACCATAATTTCGCGCAAGCACCGACGGAGGGTTGGAGGTCCCACAGTGCTCTTTTTCAACAGAAGCTACCatcttgaaaaaagaaaaaagaaaaagaagaaaagtccaAAACTTGGTCTTCAATCCCAACTatatcctaaacatttttcctgtcttataaaaaaattcccagACCAGTTTTTATtctatcataaataatttttttttataacccaGGAAATCTCATATAGCCAGTAGCCGGCGGGCAAACCCTGAAGCTGCACGAGGGAACCGCTACCTCGTGCAAGCGGTTAAGGCACCAAGCCCCTTCATTGGGTTTCGAACCCTTCACCTTGAGAGCAAGAATCAACGAGGCTTTATCCAATGGAGCCACCGCGGCGGGTGatgtcataaacattttttgatatcataaaaaaacatcaaatttaaGTATAATCCCAATTCTGTTCgaaactttttttgtctcataaaaactTCAACAGGTAGAGCCTTATCATGGCCATGGGTACATAGGATAGTGCTAGGGTTATTGTATGTGATGTAAGTTgtaagggaaaattaccaaaaaatcataaaattatatcaattcagttctaaccttttttttcgccaattgaatcataaaacttttaaatttatataaattcaACTTATCTGGTCAATTTTGGTTAATCGGTAtcaatgtggacaatttttattgattattgattattttctctttttttttctgtttttctctttctctttttaaaagagatttaaaactgaattgatataattgctctctccctctccctctatATATAGACGCTCATGTCTGTAGCTTAGAAACACAAGCTTTCACTAGCCTTCAtatctctctcttgatctcGATCTCGATCTTGTGCAACTAGATATTATTGTACCTCGCATTAATTTGGCATTCCTCAGCATGGAGTCCGCAAACATCGATCCTGTGGCTTCTGAGATGAACCAAAACCAACCAAAATGGCAAGGGCAAGCTTGTGCGGACTTGGCAGGTCCAAAGGCGGACCATATATGGCCCTTCTTGGAGGACTTCTTCGGCCTTGACAAGTGGTTCCCAACCCTTGCCACCTGCACCCCCGTCGAGGGTGTCTCGGGCCAACCTGGGTGCGTCCGCTACTGCGCCGGGTTCAGGACCCCAGTCGACCGGGAACGGGACATTGGTGGCGGCACCGAGGCAACCCTGAACTGGACGAAGCAGAAGCTGCTGTCAATCGACCCGGCCAAGAAGATGTTCAGCTATAGCATCGTAGACAGCAATGTCGGGTTCAACTCCTACGTCTCCAAGGTCCGAGTCATGCCTAAGGAAGACGGTTGTCGAATGGTGTGGGACTATGAGGTCGAGCCCGTGAGCGGCTGGAAACCCCAGGACCTGGACCAGTTCATTGGGTCGGGCTTGCGGGTCATGGCCGAGAGGATGAAGGAGGCTCTTCTTGGTCAAGCAAACCGATCGGATTCCGGAGCTGATCTCATCTGAATCCGATGATTTTGCTTTTGTGCTCGTGTGTGATATTCTTGAAGCTTTGTGATGCGGTGTGCAATAGTAGTGAAAGTCTGGGCAATAGCACGTATTAGCTCTCTAATTGCTTTGCAATAATTTGTAAGTTTGGTCATTATTCCCCGTTCCCATTGGAATTAGAGCACCATTTCATATGTCCAAATTCACTTATATATGTACTTGAGCTAATTTCAGATTGCCTTTTACTGTATGTAACCATATCGTGATTCACCTTGATCCAATGAAGGAATTTTGGCCGACTCTCAAATACAATGGGGTCATGAACTGAATTCATATCCGCACACTAACTTAGACCAAGACGATATGAAAAGTCGATTTTTCCATGTCACCTTTTATTACCTtctattaaagaaaaagatgtATCGCCTCTCTGCTGATTGTTTGAACAAAGACACATAAAAAAGATGCTTGTGTGAGGCAATATGTAAGTGTgaaagtcttcaaactttgcaaATAATATCCTTTCGAAACAGTATGTTTGTTCGCAAAAGGGTTGcgcttttatatattcaatgtTTCTGGtttaatatatttcattttcaattttcttctctttctagAAAAGATATAACAACGTTTATTCTCAAATTGTTTACTTTTGAGAGCTCTTGTAGAAGTTTTAGAATTGCTCCATGACATTTTCAGTTTGAAACTTAGTTGTATCCTGTAGAATTTTTGCTAATAACCATTAGCAATCTTGTGGGACAAATAATTCcttaaaggaaaaaattcacaCCTCAAAGTTtcgtttcatttttcttaattttttctaaCACCCTCTTCTCCTCGAACTCTAGATGTTTTTAGGAGAAATATCTAAatgttttttcataaaatattttatgaagagTGTAGAAATGAATGGTTAATAAATTAGCCACATCTAGTATTTTCTAGAATTATATAGGAAGATATTTCTAAGGAAGACCACCTGCTTAGGAATATAAATAGCCAAATACTCCCATCAATGGAAGTGAGTCGGCTCCCACAAGCGAGTGCGTAAGAGTGTGCTTCGTTCTCATAAGTGTGCGTAAGAACTTCTTACGACCGACAATTTAAGAAAGCATCTTaaatgagtatttttttttcgcTCTCATAAGTGGAGAAAAGGTACAAGTTTTGGATTCAAATATACGAagatgaaagttttaggatcgAAATTACGAATTGATAAGTTTTGAGACTTGAAATGACGATTATCCCAATTAATGAGCATGCTAAGCAAGAgacctaaaaaatatttcatcagtTTGCGTTAGAAGTTCACGTGAACAGTTGTAATAACGATAGAGGATTCCATGTAAGCGAATTGGAGAACATTGCATGGATCTTTTGAATTCATAACCGCGTATGATGATGCAATCATACGCAATCATACATGCCCTTAGTGATAATTAGcaataattatttcaagaaaacGCTTTTCTCAAAACTCGTTGAATTTTAAACACGAAGACGAGTAAATGCTTGAATTTTATGTGCGTTGGCATCACAAATCTTAAGTTGAGATTTTATGAAAGAGGACAAGTTTTGGCCTTCACTTTGATCAAAGGATCAAAGCCTATGAATACCACCTTTTACATCGACAAGTGTCATAATTAGGTAAGAGTTTCCAAGATTCCAATAATATCAAACTacaccaaagagagagagagaaagagcctACATGATTCCCATGCCAATTCCAGAATATCCCTCTTCACACACTGACAAGAAATGCTCTCAGTGTTTCGACATGTTATTGTGCTCCTACAGCACCGCCCCCATATACATCCACTGACCAACTGAAGTCAACCTAAGAGCATTGTCCAACACATTGATTCCCATGACAATCCAAGCTTATGCCTTCTCATATCCCGACAACTGAAGCTTTTCCCTATTTTAATGTTGTTCCACTGCTGCTAAATGCTAATTGCTAATTGCTTAAGCCTGAAGCCTGCATTTGCTGTGGCCAgtgaagcaaaggaaaaatgggGAGGAAAGGTTAGAGCCCTGGTGCGAGGCTCAGGTCCTGACCAAGTATGGCCCCTCCTGGAGGATTTCTTCAGCCTGCACAAGTGGGTCCCCACGATAGACACGTGCTATGGAGTCGAGGGCGTGTCGGGTGAGCCCGGATGCGTCCG
This genomic stretch from Eucalyptus grandis isolate ANBG69807.140 chromosome 3, ASM1654582v1, whole genome shotgun sequence harbors:
- the LOC120291098 gene encoding lachrymatory-factor synthase-like: MESANIDPVASEMNQNQPKWQGQACADLAGPKADHIWPFLEDFFGLDKWFPTLATCTPVEGVSGQPGCVRYCAGFRTPVDRERDIGGGTEATLNWTKQKLLSIDPAKKMFSYSIVDSNVGFNSYVSKVRVMPKEDGCRMVWDYEVEPVSGWKPQDLDQFIGSGLRVMAERMKEALLGQANRSDSGADLI